The DNA segment CATCACAGAAGAGGTGATAGTTGGAACCGTTCATCATTTGCTTAAAATCTAAACTGTTTTTGTAATTAGAAAGGGTTGTTTATAATTGCTAAGTTTCGGGATCTATATTTTAAGACCTACATGGAAGTTCATAGTAAGTTCTGGCTTAAAGaacttttatatctttttaggAAAAGGATACGGAAAGGGATACGGTGGACATGGTGGCGGATACGGAGGACACTCTCTAGGTTATAGTGGTGGATATGGCGGAAGTATGGGAGGATATGGTGGAGGATATGGTGGAAGTATGGGAGGATATGGAGGAGGATATGGTGGAAGTATGGGAGGATATGGAGGAAGCATTGGAGGTTATCATGGTGGAGTAGGTGGATCTTATGGTGGATTAGGTGGATCTTATGGTGGTATGAGTGGATCTTATGGTGGATTAGGTGGATCTTATGGTGGTATGAGTGGATCTTATGGTGGATTAAGTGGATCTTATGGAGGATTAGGTGGATCTTATGGTGGATTAAGTGGATCTTATGGAGGATTAGGTGGATCTTATGGTGGATTAAGTGGATCTTATGGAGGATTAAGTGGATCTGGAGGATCCTATTACCAAGGTTAACCTTCTTATCCTGGAATATCctggaaaaattaaaaatgtcatgCACATTTTATCCGACAATTGCCTTTTTACTATTCAGAATTAtgataatgaatgaaaaatacaCAGAAGTGACAATGAATGTATCAAGATAAAATTCATGTACTGAGATGAAATCTCacctgttgaaaaaaaaaatgaaatgaatataacTCTTTCAAACTTATGGTTCACCCTAAAGATTCCTTTAAAGAGGTAGGGTCAAATTACCCCTCAATTTCTCAAGGTTAATATCTAAATATGGTTAAAACCGACTACTAATCAATTATTAAAGATTATATTATGGACgaaattaatcaatttttttttacagttttgaaTTAGATAAAAATGTTTCTCAGTACTATACATTCCTGTAGTCAATATTGCCTATTTtctaaagtcttttttttttcgcaCTAAAGATCGAACCATCAATAATAACGTTATATTTACTTATcgtcgctgggcttctaaaatgtcGTATATGACTTTTTCGgcttaaaat comes from the Mytilus trossulus isolate FHL-02 chromosome 3, PNRI_Mtr1.1.1.hap1, whole genome shotgun sequence genome and includes:
- the LOC134710365 gene encoding keratin, type I cytoskeletal 9-like isoform X1, which translates into the protein MRFILAVAVTVALAAVVSAGGYGHGGGGYGHGGGGYGHGGKGYGKGYGGHGGGYGGHSLGYSGGYGGSMGGYGGGYGGSMGGYGGGYGGSMGGYGGSIGGYHGGVGGSYGGLGGSYGGMSGSYGGLGGSYGGMSGSYGGLSGSYGGLGGSYGGLSGSYGGLGGSYGGLSGSYGGLSGSGGSYYQG
- the LOC134710365 gene encoding keratin, type I cytoskeletal 9-like isoform X2, which codes for MRFILAVAVTVALAAVVSAGGYGHGGGGYGHGGGGYGHGGKGYGKGYGGHGGGYGGHSLGYSGGYGGSMGGYGGSMGGYGGSIGGYHGGVGGSYGGLGGSYGGMSGSYGGLGGSYGGMSGSYGGLSGSYGGLGGSYGGLSGSYGGLGGSYGGLSGSYGGLSGSGGSYYQG